TTGAACAATATTCACCGGGCAAATATCAAACGCAATTCTCTTTCCCTTAAAACTTAACGAAATATTTGAAAATCCGCCCATATTCAAACAGGCATCATACTCCGGAAAGAGCAACTGGTCGCCAATGGGGACCAGCGGCGCGCCGTTGCCGCCCAACAGGACGTCTTGGCTGCGGAAGTCATACACCACCGGAATGTCTGTAACAATTTTTATTGCCCTGCCGTCACCAATCTGGGTCGTAAATCTCTTTTGTGGCTGATGAAAAACCGTGTGGCCTTGGGAAGCAACCACATCAACTTGTTGGATTGAATTTTCTCTGATAAATTTCTGAACTTGCTCGCCAAGATAAAATCCGTAATCTGAATTTAATTCCATTAATTCCGTTGCGGTCGCATTGATAGAATTGAGCAGCTTATCTTCCCACTCCTCAGGATAGGCATAAGTTTCAGTCTTTAGAATTTCAAAATTCCAAACATTGTGTTCTGTTTTGGTAAATGCAGAATAGCAAAGATCCAGGCCGTCCACGCTGGTGCCGGACATCAGGCCGATGGCAGATATTTTTTCCAGAATTAAAAATTTAGATCAACTAAGTTACGAATTTATTTTCCTGCTGCAGGAATCTGCTTCGAGGGAAAACTGCCGGAATTGTTGTAAAACATATATTCAGAGAAATCGTCTTTGGCAGTCATGCCGTTAGCGCCAACCAGGACGGAGCCGTCTTTATCGGTCACATAAACCGTGTCCTGGGTGAACATCCTTCTGTTTCTTTTGTCCCAATAGATGGTTTGCGTGGCAAAAGTCTGGCCTTCGTTCGTCAGGATTTTCACATTTCCCTTTGCGGTATAAAATTCGCGCAGTTCATTCATCCTAGCATAATTTGCCCAGATTTTACCGGGGAGCTTCGGCTTTTTCTTGTCGAAATATTCCATATAAATTCCTTTCTTGGCTTCCACATAGGGCGAGTCAATCAATTCATACTTTTCGATGATGGGCGCTTTGAAACGAAGCGTCACAAAACCGGAATCCCTTCTTACAATATCGGCCTTGTACACCACCTGCGATGCAAAGTTGGTGTTCTTTTTGGCATTCGCCTGCGCAAGGTCCTCTTCACACGAGGTACAGGCAAAAAATATAGCACATCCCAAAAGGGTGGCTATATTTAATCTGTATGTTGCAGCGCAAAGCTTCATTAATCTTAGTCGTACTGGCGTTTCATAAACCATTTGTCGGCAAAGTTAAGGCCTATTTTCACATTGATGAAGTTTTGGTTTATCATATTGTTTTCCTTTGTCCCTCTCTTGCCGAGTTCAAGCCCAAGATCGATACCGCTCATTCTGTTAATATTGGCATTGGCAAACGGAAGCGTCATCCCGGCGGTAATAGCAAACTGGTTAACATTTGTAGATGTTGTTGAATTCAGCGGTGCCAAATTCACGTTTCCTTTCTCATAATAAGCTCCGAAACGGTAAATCACTCTGGAGAAGTAATTTCTGAAGTTGTTGTAATTTGGAAGATACCACCCACCTGCAGAAACGCGGTACGCATTTTCGTATTTGAATGGCTTTCCTAAAAATTCGCTGTTTTCACCTTTTTTAAAGTCAAACTGTGATCCGTAGAACCATTTTCCTTCGTGGCCGAAACCTACACCAATTGATGCTTCCTGTGGAATCAGATTTTTATCCTCGAAACTCTTTTCTTCGAGAACGGTTTCGTTCTGGTGCTCTTCGGCTGCGGAAAGGTAGTAAGTACTGGCTTTATACGCCGTTGTCATATTTCCTGTTGTACCGAAAGTATAGGTTGCACCCAAAGTGAGCTTTCGGTCATTTTCGAATTTCTTTTGGTACGTGGTACCAGCGGTAAAATTGAAAGATTTTATCTTATGAGACGTCTCATAGCCGCTGATGAGTTCAGCATTAGAGTAAGTTAGCTCTTCGATGTCGTACAGTTTCCCGAAATAGAAATTTGAACGCAGGCCGAGTGCAAAATCTTTAGTTAAATTATAAGATATTGCCGCCTGAACTGTGGAAAGTGTTCCTTTGCCGTGGAATCTGTTGGCCTGGCGGGTGTCATTGCCCAAATCTTTGCTTACCAAAATATCATAAGTTTTGGAGCTGTAAGGCTGGTAACCCAAACCAAATTTTACTTTTTGGGAAATAGGGAAGGCCAATGAAATGTTCGACAGATAGTTCGAGTGTTTTGTAGACTTCATATCCTGATAATCAGAAGAGTAGAAGTTGTTTTCGTTGTTAGCCTCAATATTGAAGGTTGTAAGCCCTAAATTGGCGTTGGCAGCAGGGTTGCTGAAATTAAATTTATTGTTGAAATCGTTGATATACGCTGTAGAAACACCTCCCATTGATGTAATATCAACCGTGTTATCATATTTCACATCACCAATTCCGTAGGCTGCATAAGGAGAGTTACCGATAGATTGAGCTTTGAGCAGGGCGCCTAAAGCGATAAATGACATCAAAGAGATTCTTTTCATCTAATAAAAATTGAATTCGCAAATATCCTAATTATTACTGAAACCTAAAAATTTAGTGCCGTTAAAGTTTGTTAAGTACGCACACTTTTATTAATCGCAGTTTACCGCCAGCTTATGCCGGTTCAATACTTTTGAGCGTAGAGATTGCTTATACCATAAAAGTCTTACAATTATAAAATATTTTTAACCCACTTGTGTTTATTGCCGTTGTAAAAGAGAGAAGCTTTGATCTTTTAAACTCCTCTTGGGTACAGATACATTGAATATCGGTTGTATTCTCATTTTATTGAGCGCAATTTTTTATCTTTGAAAATATGAATTGGGAAGACATCACAGGACAGGAAAACCTTATAAAGCAGCTGAAAGACAGCGTTGCCAACAACAGGGTGAGCCACGCGCAGCTTTTCATCGGGAAAGAAGGTTACGGGACGTTGCCTTTAGCTCTGGCATATGCGCAGGAAATTCTGAAAAATGAAAACGAAGCCGCAGTATCGAAAGTCCAGCATCTCAATCATTTGGATCTGCATTTGAGTTTTCCGGTCTTTAGTGAGAAAAGTAAATCACTGAGTAAACGTTTTTACGAGGACTTCCGAAATATGATTCTCGAAAATCCATATTCAAGCTTTGATGACTGGACGACTATTCTGGAATCGGAAAACAAACAGTTCTTTATTTCGGTAGATGAAATAGAAGATATTGGCGGAAAATTCTTGCTGAAAAGCTTTGAAGGCGGTACAAAAATCCTCATCATGTGGTGCGCCAACAAAATGAGTGATGCGGCGTCCAACAAATTTTTAAAATTTCTGGAAGAACCGCCTAAGAATACATTGATTATCCTCACCGCCGATTCGGATCAGGATTTTCTGCAAACCATACTTTCCCGAACGCAGATTGTGGAAGTGCCAAGGCTGGGTGATGAAGATGTAAAACAATATCTTTCAGAAAAATACAGTTTTGATCAGGAAAAGATTTCGGAAATTGCCATTCAGTCCCAGGGGGATTTAAATGTTGCCATAAAACTGGCAGAAAGCGGAGGGATTTCCACAGAATTTGAAGAACTGTTTGTGCAATGGGTTCGCGAAGCGTTTCAGGTAAAAAAGAAGCCTGAAATGCTAAAGAATATTATTGACTGGGCCAGAGATATTGCCGGCTGGAGCCGAGAAAAACAGAAAAGTTTCCTTGATTATTGTGCAGAAATGTTCCGTATGGCACTTCTGCAAAACTATGGAACGCCGGATTTGGTTTATAAGAAAATCAATGTAAGCAACTTCAATTGGGAAAAATTTTCAGAATATATCCACGGGGCGAATATCGAAGACATACTGCAGGAAATCACCGATTCCGATTACCATTTACAGCGTAACGCCAACGCAAAAATTGTTTGGACGGATATGGGAATTAAGTTATCGAGATATATTCACCGAAGTGCTTGATTTTAAACATAATTAAATAAAAAAAGAAAACCGACTCTCATGAATCGGTTTTCTTTTTTTTATGGTGACGCTTCGGCTGGCTCAGCGTTCCATTTAAAAAAATTAAGCTTCTTCCGCATTTGCTTCTTCAGTAGCAGCTGGCTTGGTTTCTGCTTTTGGAGCAGGCGCCGCTTCTACTGGAGCGTCAGATACTACATCGAATTCGTAGTTATATTCCACATCTCTGTGCAATCTTACAAGAGCAGTAAATTTACCTGTTCTCTTGATGTTGTTACCAGGAATTTTGATGTATTTTCTGTCGATTTCAACACCAGCTTTCGCCAATTCTTCAGATAGGTTAGCATTGTTGATAGAACCGAATAGTTTATCACCAGTACCCACTTTAGCAGCGATAGTAAGCGGAGTTTTCTTCAGCTGTTCTACTTTAGCCTGTGCATCAGCAACTAATTTTGCTTCTTCCTCTTTTCTTGCTTCAAGCGTTGCAGCAAGGTTGGCTCTGTTTTTTGGAGTTGCCAAAACTGCATATCCCTGTGGAATAAGGAAGTTTCTTGCGTAACCCGGCTTTACGTTCACGGTATCAAACTCAAGCCCTAAGTTTTCAACGTCTTTTTTTAGAATAATGTCCATTGTTGTTGTCCTTTTTTAGATTCTAGATTTCAGATTTCAGATTTCAGATTTTATCTTCGTCATCTTCCGATTTCTAAAAGCAGTTAGAATTTTGATTATTTAATTCAGCAACAAAAATTGCCTGTTTATTTTTTTTGTCTGATGTCTGATGTCTGAATTATTACTTCAGCATATCCGCAACATACGGCATCAAAGCCAAATGTCTTGCTCTCTTGATCGCTGCAGATACTTTTCTCTGATATTTCAAAGAAGTTCCTGTGTATCTTCTTGGAAGGATTTTCCCTTGCTCGTTTACGAACTGAAGAAGGAAATCAGCATCTTTATAATCTACATGCTTGATTCCGTATTTTTTGAATCTGCAGTATTTTTTTTCAGATTTTGTATTGATATCAAGCGGGGTAAGGAATTTTACTTCGGATTCACCACCGGCTGAGGCTTGTTTTGCCATTTCGTCTATTGCCATTGTCTTGTTTTTTTTTGTGGGATTAAAAATTAAGCTTTTGCAGTTTTGTTTTTCGCTCTTCTGGTTACGGCGTAATCTACTGCGTGTTTGTCAAGTTTTGTAGTCAGGTAACGGATTACTCTTTCGTCACGCTTGTAAGCAGTTTCCAGATCTGCCACTACAGTACCTTCACCTTTGAATTCGATCAAAGTGTAGAACCCATTCTTTTTCAGTTGGATAGGGTAAGCAAGTTTTTTTAGTCCCCAATTTTCTTTGGCAACGATTTCGCAACCTCTTTCTTTTAAAAGGTCTTCAAATTTTTTCACTGCTTCCTCCACCTGTGCGTCAGATAGAACGGGAGTTAAAATGAAAACAGTTTCGTAATTGTTCATGTTAATAAATATTTGTTAATTATTTCGAGGTGCAAAAGTAAAAATATTTTATTGAATACACAATGTTTCAAGAAATTAACTTCGTGGAATATTTTTAAAAGTTTTTTTTCAAATTTAATTAAAATCTAAAGACGGAAATTAGTCCGCTTTATTTCCCAGATCTTCCAGTTTAATTTTGATCCTTTTGGTTTTTTCTTCAATTTCAGTCATATAGATTAATTTCAGTCTGTCGTACAGAGAATGTCGGCTCACGGTAAGCGATATCAGCGATGAAGCCATTCCCGCAACCATCAAATAAAATATGAGGGAATGTCTGTCCGTCATTTCCAGTACCAAAATCGCAGACGTGAACGGCGCACGGGTAATTCCGGTAAGAAACGCCACCATTCCCGCCAAAATCACCACATTGGTTTCATTGCTCTGCAGGTCCATAATTCCTGAGAAAAACGCACCGAAACTGGCCCCCGCACTCAAAGCCGGAGCGAAAATTCCACCGGCACCACCCGAAGTGAACGAAAGGGCAGGCCCAATCATCCGTAATAGCGGCACGTACCATTGTTCCTCTTTATTAGTGGTAAAAAGTACGCGCTCAATAATGCCTTTCCCGGAACCGACCGTCTCCCAGTTCACGAAATAGGCGAGTGATGCAATGATCCAGGCGCTGATGACCAGGAAAATGATATTTTGGGTATCGCTTTTAAGTCTTTTTTTCAAGCGGTTGATTCTGAGCATAATTATTGAAAGATTGCTGCTTAAAAGTCCGCAGGCCAGCGAAACCGCCAGAACCGGAAAAATAATACCGACTGAAACACCGGCCGTTTTTGGGTAACCCAAATACAGATACGAACCTGCCAACCACTGCGCGGTGAGACCCGCGACAATGACGGCGGTAAACAATGCGGTTTTAAAATGATTCAGGTGAACCTTTGCCAGTTCTTCCACTGCGAAAACAATTCCCCCGAGCGGTGTGTTGAATGCCGCTGAAAGCCCGGCCGCAGCACCGGTCATAATCATATTCTGAATTGAAATTTTCGGCCACCATTTCGGCAGCAGTTGATTGACGAACCTGAAAATCGAGCCTGCAATCTGAATCGTAGGCCCTTCGCGCCCCACAGCGCCGCCGCCAAGAACCAGCACGATACTCGAAATGATTTTGATGACTAAAATCTTATAACTTAAAAGGTATTTCAGTTTGTACCGGTCTCTCGGACCGGCGAGGTCTACGGAGGCCATCACCTGCGGAATTCCGCTGCCTTTGGCGTAAGGCGCATATTTTTTTACCAGCCACCAGGAAAGTATGAAACCAAGCGGCGCGACAATAAAAATGGCCAGCGCATTCCATCTGATGATGAACTGCAAGGCGTCTTCCGCCCACTGAAAGAGTTTGGCATACATGACCGCCGCAACTCCTGTGAGAAATGAGGCTACCCAAAACGGAACCGCCTGAAGCATGTTGTGCTTCAGCTGTTCGTTCCGGATGTTATCGAATGCGTGTTTCATCCGATAGCGTAAGTACCTCAGCGTTCTCTTCATTATAAAGCGGCTAAATCATTGATTTCCTGTTCGGTCATCCGGTAAACCGTCCATTCATCCATTGGTTTTGCGCCGAGAGATTTGTAAAACTCGATGGAGGGCGTGTTCCAGTTGAGGACGCTCCACTCCAAGCGGCCGCAGTTTCTTTCTTTAGCGATTCTGGCGAGTTCAGCCAGGAGATTTTTGCCGTAGCCTTTGCCGCGGTGCTCCACTTCCACGAAAAGATCTTCGAGGTAAATGCCCGGTTTTGAAAGAAAAGTAGAATAGTTGTGGAAAAATAAAGCGAAACCAACCGTTTGCCCGTCTTCTTCACCGATGATGACTTCGGCGTAATTCTGCACGAAAATGGTTTGTTTCAAGGTTTCTTCTGTTGCCACGACTTCGCGTTCCAGTTTTTCATAAATGGCTAGCTGGGTGATGAGATGAAGGATGGTCGGGATGTCGTTTTCGGTGGCTTTTCGAATGGTGAAGGACATATATAAATGTTATTGAACTTTTATTTTACCCAAAAATAGAAAAATATAGACAAATCCCATAGCCCCGAGTGCAGCGGCATCCTTTTGTGGAGCGCAGCGGAACAAAAGATACAGCGGAAAGCGGGAAAAAGCTCCTGAAAAAAATAAAGAAAAATACAAAAAAGATTACTGAGATTGCGTCGTGCCTTACCATGGTACTGCATAAAAAAACCTCCGAAAAATCGAAGGTTTTTACTTTCTGTCTGCGGACTATCGCCCTGGGACTTTCTAAATTTCTGTATTAAGATCCCAGTTTTCCAGGTAATCGTGAACGTGTTTCAGGAACATACCGCCAAGGGAGCCGTCCACCACACGGTGATCGTAGGAGTGAGACATAAACATCAACTGACGGATCGCAATGACATCGCCGTCCGCAGTTTCCAGAACTGCAGGCTTCTTCACGATGGCGCCAATCGCCAGAATTGCGACCTGCGGCTGCGGAATAATCGGCGTTCCCATCAGGTTTCCGAAACTTCCCACGTTGGAAATTGTGTAAGTTGCACCTTGGGTATCCTCCGGCTTCAGTTTTTTGTTTCTGGCTCTGTGCGCAAGGTCGTTGATGGCTTTTGCAAGTCCGGAAAGTGAGAGCTGGTCGGCATTTTTAATAACCGGAACGATAAGGTTGCCGTCCGGCAGAGCGGTTGCCATACCGATATTGATGTTTTTCTTTTTGATGATTTTGTCGCCGTCAACCGAAACGTTGATGAGCGGATAATCCTGGATGGCCTTCACCACGGCTTTAACGAAAATCGGCATGAAGGTGAGTTTTTCGCCTTCGCGTTTTTCGAAAATCGCTTTGTTTTTGGCGCGCCATTTCACCACGTTCGTTACATCGGTTTCGATGAAAGAAGTGACGTGGGGCGAAATGCGTTTTGAATTCACCATGGCATCGGCAATAATCTTGCGGACACGGTCCATCTGGATGATTTCGTCGCCTTCGCCTACCTGCACAGGAACCGCCTCCACGGGAGCGCTTTCAGCCTGAACCGGTTGTGCAGCGGGAGTTTGATCAACTTTAGGCTCCGCCTTCACCTGACCTCTGTTGGAAACGTATGCTAATATATCTTCTTTGGTAATTCTGCCTTCCAGTCCGCTGCCTTTGATGGATTTCAGTTCCGTTTCAGAAATGTTTTCCTGCTGCGCAATAGATTTTACGAGTGGTGATAAGTATAAATCTCCCGAAAACTCTGCTGCTGGTTGGTTCTGGAGCGGCTTTTCAAGTTCTCTGATGTCTTCGGCAGTTGGCTGTGGCAGCTCTGTTTTTACTTCTTCGGCAGTTTTCGGCTGCTGTGGTTGTTGGGCAACGGTTTCACCTTCGCCGGCAATTTCGAG
The sequence above is a segment of the Chryseobacterium taklimakanense genome. Coding sequences within it:
- a CDS encoding chloride channel protein, giving the protein MKRTLRYLRYRMKHAFDNIRNEQLKHNMLQAVPFWVASFLTGVAAVMYAKLFQWAEDALQFIIRWNALAIFIVAPLGFILSWWLVKKYAPYAKGSGIPQVMASVDLAGPRDRYKLKYLLSYKILVIKIISSIVLVLGGGAVGREGPTIQIAGSIFRFVNQLLPKWWPKISIQNMIMTGAAAGLSAAFNTPLGGIVFAVEELAKVHLNHFKTALFTAVIVAGLTAQWLAGSYLYLGYPKTAGVSVGIIFPVLAVSLACGLLSSNLSIIMLRINRLKKRLKSDTQNIIFLVISAWIIASLAYFVNWETVGSGKGIIERVLFTTNKEEQWYVPLLRMIGPALSFTSGGAGGIFAPALSAGASFGAFFSGIMDLQSNETNVVILAGMVAFLTGITRAPFTSAILVLEMTDRHSLIFYLMVAGMASSLISLTVSRHSLYDRLKLIYMTEIEEKTKRIKIKLEDLGNKAD
- a CDS encoding dihydrolipoamide acetyltransferase family protein, whose protein sequence is MAEYKLLLPSMGEGVMEATIISWLFNEGDSVKEDDSVVEIATDKVDSDVPTPVSGKIVKILKQKDEVAKVGEAIAILEIAGEGETVAQQPQQPKTAEEVKTELPQPTAEDIRELEKPLQNQPAAEFSGDLYLSPLVKSIAQQENISETELKSIKGSGLEGRITKEDILAYVSNRGQVKAEPKVDQTPAAQPVQAESAPVEAVPVQVGEGDEIIQMDRVRKIIADAMVNSKRISPHVTSFIETDVTNVVKWRAKNKAIFEKREGEKLTFMPIFVKAVVKAIQDYPLINVSVDGDKIIKKKNINIGMATALPDGNLIVPVIKNADQLSLSGLAKAINDLAHRARNKKLKPEDTQGATYTISNVGSFGNLMGTPIIPQPQVAILAIGAIVKKPAVLETADGDVIAIRQLMFMSHSYDHRVVDGSLGGMFLKHVHDYLENWDLNTEI
- the rpsR gene encoding 30S ribosomal protein S18, encoding MAIDEMAKQASAGGESEVKFLTPLDINTKSEKKYCRFKKYGIKHVDYKDADFLLQFVNEQGKILPRRYTGTSLKYQRKVSAAIKRARHLALMPYVADMLK
- the rpsF gene encoding 30S ribosomal protein S6, giving the protein MNNYETVFILTPVLSDAQVEEAVKKFEDLLKERGCEIVAKENWGLKKLAYPIQLKKNGFYTLIEFKGEGTVVADLETAYKRDERVIRYLTTKLDKHAVDYAVTRRAKNKTAKA
- a CDS encoding GNAT family N-acetyltransferase, with product MSFTIRKATENDIPTILHLITQLAIYEKLEREVVATEETLKQTIFVQNYAEVIIGEEDGQTVGFALFFHNYSTFLSKPGIYLEDLFVEVEHRGKGYGKNLLAELARIAKERNCGRLEWSVLNWNTPSIEFYKSLGAKPMDEWTVYRMTEQEINDLAAL
- a CDS encoding LptA/OstA family protein, with protein sequence MKLCAATYRLNIATLLGCAIFFACTSCEEDLAQANAKKNTNFASQVVYKADIVRRDSGFVTLRFKAPIIEKYELIDSPYVEAKKGIYMEYFDKKKPKLPGKIWANYARMNELREFYTAKGNVKILTNEGQTFATQTIYWDKRNRRMFTQDTVYVTDKDGSVLVGANGMTAKDDFSEYMFYNNSGSFPSKQIPAAGK
- the rplI gene encoding 50S ribosomal protein L9, giving the protein MDIILKKDVENLGLEFDTVNVKPGYARNFLIPQGYAVLATPKNRANLAATLEARKEEEAKLVADAQAKVEQLKKTPLTIAAKVGTGDKLFGSINNANLSEELAKAGVEIDRKYIKIPGNNIKRTGKFTALVRLHRDVEYNYEFDVVSDAPVEAAPAPKAETKPAATEEANAEEA
- a CDS encoding anhydro-N-acetylmuramic acid kinase — encoded protein: MSGTSVDGLDLCYSAFTKTEHNVWNFEILKTETYAYPEEWEDKLLNSINATATELMELNSDYGFYLGEQVQKFIRENSIQQVDVVASQGHTVFHQPQKRFTTQIGDGRAIKIVTDIPVVYDFRSQDVLLGGNGAPLVPIGDQLLFPEYDACLNMGGFSNISLSFKGKRIAFDICPVNIVQNHYAEKLNKKFDSNGDLARSGNVNVEILETLNNLEFYKITGPKSLGREWVVKEVFPLLDQMKTEDALATVAEHSAEKIAEVFRFYHLKNVLVTGGGAYNTHLISKIREKTETNVIIPDPVLVDFKEALIFAFMGVLRIKNEINVLSSATGSSTDHCTGILL
- a CDS encoding DNA polymerase III subunit; translation: MNWEDITGQENLIKQLKDSVANNRVSHAQLFIGKEGYGTLPLALAYAQEILKNENEAAVSKVQHLNHLDLHLSFPVFSEKSKSLSKRFYEDFRNMILENPYSSFDDWTTILESENKQFFISVDEIEDIGGKFLLKSFEGGTKILIMWCANKMSDAASNKFLKFLEEPPKNTLIILTADSDQDFLQTILSRTQIVEVPRLGDEDVKQYLSEKYSFDQEKISEIAIQSQGDLNVAIKLAESGGISTEFEELFVQWVREAFQVKKKPEMLKNIIDWARDIAGWSREKQKSFLDYCAEMFRMALLQNYGTPDLVYKKINVSNFNWEKFSEYIHGANIEDILQEITDSDYHLQRNANAKIVWTDMGIKLSRYIHRSA